One window of the Ureibacillus sp. FSL W7-1570 genome contains the following:
- the rnz gene encoding ribonuclease Z gives MELEFLGTGAGMPSKERNTSSLAMKLYEERGTIWLFDCGEAAQHQILHTAIKPRKIEKVFITHLHGDHIFGLPGLLSSRSFLGGEEQTPLTLYGPSGLKEWVQFTLELTKTHLNYPIQYVDVKEGVIFEDDQFIVTAKELEHVIPCYGYRIEQKPLPGELYIEKAMKLGVPKGPLLGKLKNGEDVELDDGTIVYSKEVTGPPKKGFVITVLGDTRYCKQSIELSQNADIVIHEATFDHATSHLAKDYGHSTNVEAAKVAKEANAKHLILNHISARFLPHETGKLIKEAKTIFPNIFVANDFSAFQWKNGKLNELHP, from the coding sequence ATGGAACTGGAATTTTTAGGCACAGGAGCAGGAATGCCTTCAAAAGAACGAAATACAAGTTCCCTTGCAATGAAATTGTATGAGGAAAGGGGAACGATTTGGCTATTTGACTGTGGGGAGGCGGCCCAGCATCAAATTTTGCATACCGCCATCAAACCGAGAAAAATAGAAAAAGTGTTTATCACCCATTTACATGGTGACCATATTTTCGGCCTCCCTGGACTGCTCAGCTCCCGTTCTTTTTTGGGCGGAGAGGAGCAAACGCCACTGACCCTTTACGGTCCTTCCGGATTAAAGGAATGGGTTCAATTCACATTGGAACTGACAAAAACCCATTTAAACTATCCGATCCAATATGTAGATGTAAAAGAAGGGGTCATCTTTGAAGACGATCAATTCATTGTCACCGCAAAAGAGCTGGAACATGTGATTCCTTGCTACGGTTACCGGATTGAACAAAAGCCCCTTCCCGGCGAATTGTATATCGAAAAGGCAATGAAACTGGGGGTTCCAAAAGGGCCATTACTGGGAAAACTGAAAAATGGGGAAGATGTGGAGCTTGATGATGGAACGATAGTTTATAGCAAAGAGGTGACGGGCCCCCCAAAAAAAGGATTTGTCATAACCGTATTGGGAGATACCCGATATTGCAAGCAATCCATTGAATTGAGCCAAAATGCCGATATTGTCATTCATGAAGCAACATTCGACCATGCAACATCCCATCTTGCAAAAGATTACGGACACTCAACGAATGTGGAAGCCGCAAAGGTGGCAAAAGAAGCCAATGCCAAACATTTGATCCTCAACCATATCAGTGCACGGTTTTTGCCCCATGAAACCGGCAAGCTGATCAAAGAAGCAAAAACTATTTTCCCCAACATTTTTGTGGCCAATGATTTTTCTGCGTTCCAGTGGAAAAATGGAAAGTTGAATGAACTTCATCCATAA
- a CDS encoding acyl-phosphate glycerol 3-phosphate acyltransferase, whose protein sequence is MNQPKLNPGLLRLFVVFPNIMAWCLMIGIIFFVVTNYAELKAADALTFWIVLLVIFIPLTLYTTISIIKRIRNGTL, encoded by the coding sequence ATGAATCAACCGAAATTGAATCCTGGATTATTGCGATTATTTGTCGTGTTTCCCAATATAATGGCCTGGTGTTTAATGATTGGGATTATATTTTTTGTCGTAACAAATTATGCAGAATTAAAAGCGGCCGATGCTTTGACATTTTGGATTGTTCTATTGGTCATTTTCATACCGCTTACCCTGTATACGACCATTTCCATCATCAAAAGGATCAGAAACGGTACATTATAA
- the proC gene encoding pyrroline-5-carboxylate reductase has product MQKLVFLGAGSIAEALIHGWIKNEVVPADHIYVKNRSNVQRLKELNERFGVHILENLEELRDADLVILAMKPKDAKDAFRAIAPYLSEKTAILSVLAGISIETIEKALGARPIARVMPNTSAAIGMAASGISFNEQVTESQKKIYLQLLEAIGIVIEVEEDKLHAITALSGSGPAYLYYLLEAWEKIGTEFGLSKETVRKLMVQTIAGSAMMLQQIKEEPEVLRKKVTSPGGTTEAGIRALENYRFTEAIFACIKSAEARSRELAKGE; this is encoded by the coding sequence TTGCAAAAACTTGTATTTTTAGGAGCAGGATCCATTGCTGAAGCATTGATTCATGGATGGATCAAAAATGAAGTTGTACCTGCAGACCATATTTATGTGAAAAATCGTTCCAATGTTCAAAGATTGAAAGAATTGAACGAACGGTTTGGAGTTCATATACTTGAAAACTTGGAAGAGCTGAGAGATGCCGATTTGGTGATTTTGGCCATGAAACCAAAGGATGCGAAAGACGCTTTTAGAGCAATCGCGCCTTATCTTTCCGAAAAAACGGCCATCCTCTCCGTTTTGGCCGGAATAAGCATTGAAACGATCGAGAAGGCTTTGGGCGCCCGTCCAATCGCCAGAGTCATGCCAAACACTTCCGCTGCAATCGGCATGGCAGCAAGCGGCATTTCATTTAATGAACAGGTGACAGAAAGCCAGAAAAAGATTTACTTGCAATTGTTGGAAGCGATCGGCATTGTCATCGAAGTGGAAGAAGATAAACTCCATGCCATCACCGCCCTTTCCGGAAGCGGGCCAGCTTATCTCTATTATTTGCTGGAAGCATGGGAAAAAATCGGGACGGAATTTGGTTTATCCAAAGAAACCGTAAGAAAATTGATGGTTCAAACCATTGCAGGTTCCGCCATGATGCTCCAACAAATCAAAGAAGAACCGGAAGTGCTCCGCAAAAAAGTCACAAGCCCTGGGGGAACTACGGAAGCGGGCATCAGAGCATTGGAAAACTACCGGTTCACCGAAGCCATTTTTGCTTGTATTAAAAGTGCGGAAGCAAGATCCCGTGAACTTGCAAAAGGTGAGTAA
- a CDS encoding MBL fold metallo-hydrolase: MEIVKIVMPTPYDVGDVNAFLIKGDALSIVDVGPKTKEAYEALEFGIKRAGYRFNDIEQVILTHHHPDHAGWVDAFPNAEILGHEYIDHWMKKTEEFLNYREEFYKMYLIKQAVPEGYIQKILRIRRDMELYGSTPLTKYIKDGDEVPGHPGLMVYYTPGHAQSHFIFHHQRTKEVIGGDILLEKIASNPLIEPPVDLSFDRPKSLVQYQESLQFLTTLEISKLYTGHGNEIVNVKELVDMRLEKDSQRTNQVYEILSEPKTVYEVTKELYPAVYESQLGLTLSKTQGYLDVLVKEERIRFELVGGHEIYSRI, encoded by the coding sequence ATGGAAATTGTGAAAATTGTGATGCCTACTCCCTATGATGTAGGAGATGTGAATGCATTCTTAATAAAAGGGGACGCATTATCCATTGTTGATGTTGGACCGAAGACAAAAGAAGCATACGAGGCCCTTGAGTTTGGAATAAAACGAGCAGGGTACCGTTTCAATGATATCGAGCAAGTCATCTTGACCCATCATCATCCGGATCATGCCGGTTGGGTGGATGCATTCCCGAATGCTGAAATACTGGGCCATGAATACATCGATCATTGGATGAAAAAAACGGAAGAGTTTTTAAACTACCGTGAAGAATTTTATAAAATGTATTTAATAAAACAGGCTGTTCCAGAAGGGTATATTCAAAAAATTCTCCGTATCCGCAGAGATATGGAATTATACGGAAGTACCCCGTTGACAAAATACATCAAGGACGGAGACGAAGTACCGGGGCATCCCGGGTTAATGGTTTATTATACACCCGGCCATGCCCAAAGCCATTTCATTTTCCATCATCAACGTACGAAGGAAGTGATCGGAGGGGATATTTTGTTGGAAAAAATCGCTTCCAATCCCCTTATTGAACCGCCTGTGGATTTATCGTTCGATCGGCCAAAAAGCCTTGTCCAATATCAGGAATCTTTGCAATTTTTGACCACATTGGAGATTTCAAAGCTTTATACAGGTCATGGAAATGAAATTGTGAATGTAAAAGAGCTGGTGGACATGAGATTGGAAAAAGATTCGCAAAGAACAAACCAAGTATATGAAATCTTGTCTGAACCAAAAACCGTTTATGAAGTAACGAAAGAATTGTATCCGGCCGTTTATGAAAGCCAATTGGGGTTAACATTATCCAAAACGCAAGGGTACCTGGATGTTTTGGTTAAAGAGGAAAGAATACGTTTCGAACTCGTAGGCGGTCATGAAATTTATTCGAGAATTTAA
- the hmpA gene encoding NO-inducible flavohemoprotein has translation MLSQKTIDIVKSTVPVLEKHGVDITKHFYKRMFTNHPELKNIFNQTNQREGRQPQALAASVYAAAANIDHLESILPVVHLIAHKHRALGILPEHYPIVGENLLAAIKEVLGDAATDEIIEAWADAYGVIADVFIQVEEELYQQAEANGGWRLFKPFKVVKKEQENDLVTSFYLAPEDGKALPPYQPGQYITVKVKAPGEEYTALRHYTISHAPNGNVYRISVKREAENNPKGVVSNYLHDFVEEGSTVEVSAPAGLFTLQQNSIPVLFIGGGIGVTPLYAMLDSMEPGREAAFIQSVRNEKLAVFQEQIQKKINELNGTYLVKYSDTEGHLTKEDLSKFIQENTEVYICGPEAFMEALIPTIRELGVPDERIHFEFFGPGLSFKA, from the coding sequence ATGTTATCACAAAAAACAATCGACATCGTTAAATCAACAGTTCCTGTATTGGAAAAACACGGGGTGGATATCACAAAACATTTCTATAAAAGAATGTTTACAAATCATCCCGAACTAAAAAACATATTCAACCAGACAAATCAACGGGAAGGCAGACAACCACAGGCATTGGCCGCCTCTGTTTATGCCGCTGCTGCAAACATCGACCATTTGGAATCCATCTTGCCGGTGGTGCATTTAATCGCCCATAAACATAGAGCCCTTGGCATTTTGCCTGAACATTATCCGATCGTTGGAGAAAACTTGCTTGCGGCAATCAAAGAAGTATTGGGAGATGCGGCAACGGATGAAATCATCGAAGCTTGGGCGGATGCTTACGGAGTAATTGCCGACGTCTTTATCCAAGTGGAGGAAGAACTTTATCAACAAGCGGAAGCTAACGGGGGCTGGCGGTTATTTAAGCCGTTTAAAGTCGTTAAAAAAGAACAGGAAAACGATCTTGTAACATCATTTTACTTAGCGCCGGAAGACGGGAAAGCGCTTCCACCTTATCAACCGGGCCAATACATCACTGTGAAAGTGAAAGCTCCTGGTGAAGAATATACCGCTTTGCGTCATTACACTATATCACATGCGCCTAACGGAAATGTTTACCGTATTTCTGTAAAACGTGAAGCGGAAAATAATCCAAAAGGTGTCGTATCCAATTATTTGCATGATTTTGTGGAAGAAGGCAGCACTGTTGAAGTTAGTGCTCCGGCCGGTCTATTCACATTGCAACAAAACAGCATCCCTGTATTGTTTATTGGAGGGGGAATCGGTGTAACTCCTCTTTATGCAATGCTTGATTCAATGGAACCGGGACGTGAAGCCGCGTTTATTCAATCTGTACGCAACGAAAAATTGGCCGTATTCCAGGAACAAATCCAAAAGAAAATCAATGAATTAAACGGCACTTATCTTGTGAAATATTCCGATACGGAAGGCCATCTTACAAAAGAAGACCTGTCAAAATTCATCCAAGAAAACACGGAAGTTTATATTTGCGGACCAGAAGCATTTATGGAAGCGCTTATTCCGACAATCAGGGAACTTGGTGTGCCGGATGAACGAATCCACTTTGAATTCTTCGGACCTGGTCTATCCTTTAAAGCATAA
- a CDS encoding Rrf2 family transcriptional regulator yields the protein MRLTLYTDYSLRVLIYLGLKGDNQLSTIQEIADRYHISKNHLMKVTYDLAQIGLIETVRGRGGGIRLKVEPKDINIGKLVRHTEEDFHIVECFDRNNNHCKISPSCQLRHVLYEALQAFLQVLDQYTLADFLHSKEDMAELLQMKIEY from the coding sequence TTGCGATTAACTTTATATACGGATTATTCCTTAAGGGTTTTAATATATTTAGGTCTCAAAGGAGACAATCAGTTATCAACCATCCAGGAAATTGCCGATCGATATCATATATCGAAAAATCATTTAATGAAAGTGACCTATGATTTGGCTCAAATCGGTTTAATCGAAACGGTCCGTGGCCGTGGCGGAGGAATACGCCTGAAAGTGGAGCCGAAAGATATCAATATTGGAAAATTGGTAAGGCATACGGAAGAAGATTTTCATATCGTCGAGTGTTTTGATCGAAATAATAATCATTGTAAAATATCTCCCTCATGTCAATTGAGACATGTATTGTATGAAGCCTTGCAAGCGTTCCTGCAAGTTTTGGACCAATACACGCTGGCAGATTTTCTCCACTCGAAAGAAGATATGGCGGAACTGCTTCAAATGAAAATTGAGTATTAG
- a CDS encoding SDR family NAD(P)-dependent oxidoreductase: MNRKRIFITGATSGIGKIIAELSLKRGYEVFATGRNEEALLSLSKLGAKVMQGDLCQKADIHRLCNELPEIDVAIINAGVGAFDNAFDLSEEEIDRMIDVNIRAPIYMAKYLAPNMIQKRSGHFIFIGSQAGKVATKKASVYAASKHAITGFVNGLRLELAPYNIKVSAVYPGPIDTPFLDKADSTSSYRNSVKGVLLQPEKVAMEVIRLIDHPKREINLPRIMGATSKIYAAAPALVEKLGKRFFTKK, from the coding sequence ATGAACCGGAAGAGAATTTTTATTACTGGAGCTACAAGCGGAATCGGAAAAATTATCGCGGAATTGAGTTTAAAAAGAGGATATGAAGTTTTTGCAACGGGTAGGAATGAGGAAGCGCTGCTTTCTCTTTCAAAACTCGGGGCAAAAGTGATGCAAGGGGATTTATGCCAAAAAGCGGATATACATCGATTATGCAATGAACTTCCTGAAATTGATGTGGCGATCATCAACGCGGGTGTTGGTGCGTTTGATAATGCCTTTGACCTCTCGGAAGAGGAAATCGATCGGATGATCGACGTGAATATTCGAGCGCCGATTTATATGGCAAAATATTTGGCTCCCAACATGATTCAAAAACGTTCAGGCCATTTTATTTTCATCGGTTCCCAAGCGGGTAAGGTGGCAACAAAAAAGGCCAGTGTCTATGCCGCGTCGAAACATGCCATCACCGGATTTGTCAACGGTTTGAGATTGGAGCTGGCCCCATACAATATTAAAGTGTCAGCCGTATATCCCGGACCGATTGATACGCCTTTTTTGGATAAAGCGGATTCGACTTCCTCATACAGAAATTCTGTGAAAGGCGTTCTGCTTCAGCCTGAAAAAGTCGCAATGGAAGTCATCCGCCTGATCGATCATCCAAAAAGGGAGATCAATTTGCCGCGCATCATGGGTGCCACGAGCAAGATTTATGCAGCAGCTCCCGCTTTGGTTGAGAAATTGGGGAAAAGGTTTTTTACTAAAAAATAA
- a CDS encoding argininosuccinate synthase — protein MANKKVVLAYSGGLDTSVAIPWLKEQGYDVVAVCLDVGEGKDLDFIQKKALQVGAVESYIVDAKDEFAEEYALVALQAHTWYEQKYPLVSALSRPLISKKLVEIANKTNADAVAHGCTGKGNDQVRFEVSIKALNPNLEVLAPVREWAWSRDEEIEYAKKHNVPVPATIDSPFSIDQNLWGRANEAGVMEDPWVAPPEEAYGLTVSIENAPDTPEYVEIEFVEGKPVALNGKEMKLADLILELNQIAGRHGVGRIDHVENRLVGIKSREVYEIPGAKVLLTAHKELEDITLVKELAHFKPIVEQKLSEVIYDGLWFNPIREALYAFIKETQKYVNGTVRVKLFKGHAIVEGRKSPNSLYNEKLATYSKEDAFNHASAVGFIELWGLPTVVASQVNNKSINTK, from the coding sequence ATGGCAAACAAAAAAGTGGTTTTAGCATATTCTGGCGGTCTTGACACATCTGTTGCGATTCCTTGGTTAAAAGAACAAGGGTACGACGTTGTAGCGGTTTGTTTGGACGTCGGTGAAGGAAAAGACCTTGATTTTATTCAAAAGAAAGCTCTTCAAGTAGGAGCTGTTGAATCATATATCGTTGATGCAAAAGATGAATTTGCGGAAGAATATGCCCTTGTGGCGCTTCAAGCACATACTTGGTATGAACAAAAATATCCATTGGTGTCTGCTTTATCCCGTCCATTAATTTCGAAAAAATTGGTGGAAATTGCAAACAAAACAAACGCAGATGCCGTAGCCCACGGTTGTACGGGTAAAGGAAACGACCAAGTGCGTTTTGAAGTATCCATCAAAGCGTTAAATCCGAATTTGGAAGTGTTGGCGCCAGTGCGTGAATGGGCTTGGAGCCGCGATGAAGAAATCGAATACGCGAAAAAACATAATGTTCCAGTACCTGCAACTATCGATTCCCCATTCTCCATCGACCAAAATCTTTGGGGACGTGCCAATGAAGCAGGGGTAATGGAAGATCCGTGGGTGGCTCCACCGGAAGAAGCTTACGGTTTAACAGTATCCATTGAAAATGCGCCAGACACTCCAGAATACGTGGAAATTGAATTCGTGGAAGGTAAACCGGTCGCATTAAACGGCAAAGAAATGAAACTTGCTGATTTGATTCTTGAATTAAATCAAATCGCTGGCCGCCACGGTGTTGGACGCATCGACCACGTGGAAAACCGCCTGGTTGGTATTAAGTCCCGTGAAGTATATGAAATTCCAGGAGCGAAAGTTCTTTTAACTGCCCATAAAGAACTTGAAGATATTACGCTTGTGAAAGAACTCGCACACTTCAAACCAATCGTGGAACAAAAACTTTCCGAAGTGATTTATGATGGTTTATGGTTCAACCCGATTCGGGAAGCGCTTTATGCCTTCATCAAAGAAACGCAAAAATATGTGAACGGAACGGTTCGCGTCAAATTGTTCAAAGGCCATGCCATTGTGGAAGGAAGAAAATCTCCAAACTCTTTATACAATGAAAAATTGGCGACTTACTCAAAAGAAGACGCATTTAACCATGCATCCGCAGTTGGATTCATCGAACTTTGGGGTCTTCCAACTGTTGTTGCTTCACAAGTGAACAATAAATCAATCAACACAAAATAA
- the argH gene encoding argininosuccinate lyase — protein MTKLWGGRFQKSAESWVDEFGASIGFDQQLVMEDIEGSLAHVTMLGAQGILPEEDVEKIKWGLQELKKKTENGELEYKVENEDIHLNIEKMLIDLIGPVGGKLHTGRSRNDQVATDVHLFLKKRVKEVIELIVAFQKTILEKAEQHIETIAPGYTHMQRAQPISFAHHLMAYFWMLERDKERFTESLKRIDISPLGAGAMAGTTFPIDREMTAKLLGFSKIYENSMDAVSDRDFIVEFLSNSSLLMTHLSRFAEEIILWSTDEFKFIELDDSFSTGSSIMPQKKNPDMAELIRGKTGRVYGNLIGLLTVLKGTPLTYNKDMQEDKEGMFDTLQTIVGSLKIFEGMVRTMTVNTERLNQAVHSDFSNATELADYLATKGMPFRKAHEVTGKLVFKCIQKGIFLQDLTLDEMKEESELIEEDVYAVLKPENAVARRLSQGGTGFEQVKKQIEKAKACLQ, from the coding sequence ATGACAAAATTATGGGGAGGACGTTTCCAAAAATCAGCGGAAAGCTGGGTGGATGAATTCGGAGCGTCCATTGGTTTCGATCAGCAATTGGTCATGGAAGATATTGAAGGAAGCCTTGCCCATGTCACAATGCTAGGGGCGCAGGGCATTTTGCCGGAAGAAGATGTGGAAAAAATTAAATGGGGCCTTCAGGAGTTAAAGAAAAAAACAGAAAATGGCGAACTTGAATATAAAGTGGAAAATGAAGACATTCATTTGAATATTGAAAAAATGCTCATAGATTTAATTGGACCAGTCGGTGGGAAATTACATACTGGCCGTAGTCGGAATGACCAAGTGGCGACAGATGTTCACTTATTCTTAAAGAAACGGGTGAAAGAAGTCATCGAATTAATTGTGGCGTTCCAAAAAACGATTTTGGAAAAAGCGGAGCAGCATATTGAAACGATTGCTCCTGGCTATACGCATATGCAGCGGGCGCAGCCGATTAGCTTTGCCCATCATTTAATGGCTTATTTTTGGATGCTCGAACGGGATAAAGAACGTTTTACGGAATCTTTAAAACGAATTGACATTTCTCCATTAGGTGCCGGCGCGATGGCAGGGACAACATTTCCAATCGACCGGGAAATGACAGCAAAATTATTAGGATTTTCCAAAATTTATGAAAATTCCATGGATGCCGTAAGCGACCGTGATTTTATCGTGGAGTTTTTATCCAACTCTTCATTGCTCATGACCCATTTATCCCGCTTTGCCGAAGAAATTATTCTTTGGTCAACGGATGAGTTTAAATTTATTGAACTGGACGATTCCTTCTCTACAGGTTCATCCATTATGCCGCAAAAGAAAAATCCGGATATGGCGGAACTCATCCGCGGGAAAACAGGACGTGTTTACGGAAATTTAATTGGTCTGCTTACGGTATTGAAAGGCACGCCGCTTACTTATAATAAAGATATGCAGGAAGATAAAGAAGGCATGTTTGACACCCTTCAAACGATTGTAGGTTCTTTGAAAATCTTTGAAGGTATGGTCCGCACGATGACCGTCAATACGGAGCGTTTAAATCAGGCTGTGCATAGCGACTTCTCCAATGCAACAGAACTGGCCGATTATCTTGCCACAAAAGGCATGCCGTTTAGAAAAGCCCATGAAGTGACAGGAAAATTGGTGTTTAAATGCATTCAAAAAGGCATCTTCCTGCAAGATTTAACATTGGATGAAATGAAAGAAGAAAGCGAATTGATCGAAGAAGATGTGTATGCTGTG